A stretch of Flavobacterium sp. N1994 DNA encodes these proteins:
- a CDS encoding response regulator transcription factor — translation MHLLIVEDEEGIVNFLKQGLEEEGYQVSSANNGLDGFELFKVKRFDLVLLDWMLPKMNGIEVCKSIREIDSKIPIIFLTAKDTVQETVEGLKTGANDYIKKPFSFDELVERIKVQLREISEQEILTLGPIEINYQKHKVTVNKKDVILTQKELDFLYYLIKNKGSVCSRSQIIQDVWNIHFEYETGVIDVFMNSIRKKLNLKVEQDYIRTIRGVGYLAKD, via the coding sequence CTGCATTTATTAATAGTAGAGGACGAAGAAGGAATTGTAAATTTTTTAAAGCAAGGCCTAGAAGAAGAAGGGTATCAAGTTTCTTCGGCTAATAACGGTTTAGATGGTTTTGAGCTTTTTAAAGTTAAAAGATTTGATTTAGTCCTTTTAGATTGGATGTTGCCCAAAATGAATGGGATTGAAGTATGTAAGAGCATAAGAGAAATTGATTCCAAAATCCCAATTATATTTTTAACTGCAAAAGATACTGTTCAAGAAACCGTTGAAGGTTTAAAAACAGGAGCCAATGACTATATAAAAAAACCTTTTAGTTTTGATGAGTTAGTGGAACGCATCAAAGTTCAACTTAGAGAAATAAGCGAACAAGAAATATTGACATTAGGACCAATTGAAATTAATTACCAAAAACATAAAGTTACAGTTAATAAAAAGGATGTTATCTTAACACAAAAAGAGCTTGATTTTCTATATTATCTCATTAAAAATAAAGGCAGCGTTTGTTCAAGAAGCCAAATCATTCAAGACGTTTGGAACATTCATTTTGAATATGAAACGGGAGTCATAGATGTTTTTATGAATTCCATTAGAAAAAAGCTGAACTTAAAAGTTGAACAGGATTATATCAGAACCATTCGTGGTGTAGGATATCTTGCCAAAGATTAA
- a CDS encoding sensor histidine kinase — protein MQQLSFKNRIASNYLISTALLIFVVFCVIYAIVRFSVYVKVNNDIKTEVTKHLKEIEVKENCVLLIREKQWKKMQFNKVDISPAFIQFVDELGALVNKSPNLKQKKLNYYPEAINNVLFDGRLENTSVRQIQVPLYQNTKIIGYLIVAMSLEDSAMVLHNLFIILLVSYPFILIVLFLIARFIAGRSIKPISSIIQTSNIITKDNLKSRIPLPQNKDELHLLSKTINNLLDRVENAIEREKQFTSDASHELRTPLAVIKGTLEVLVRKPRNPEEYKEKIDFCINEVNRLNFLVDELLLLARFEDQKQSLKIEKVSLNAVFLDIISRNSSIINDKKLNCEALFSKDFYVQTDLYLFSIIVNNILTNAIKYSNSNGTISFDISEQNNKVFCTISDFGIGIASEDLQKIFDQFYRSKSNEHPEIKGTGLGLSIVKRLCILLQIDLKIESTEGKGTKVILGFSK, from the coding sequence ATGCAACAACTTTCCTTTAAAAATAGAATAGCTTCCAATTACCTAATTTCTACAGCGCTATTGATTTTCGTAGTGTTTTGTGTTATTTATGCTATCGTGAGATTTAGTGTTTATGTTAAAGTTAATAATGATATTAAGACAGAAGTAACAAAGCATCTCAAAGAAATTGAAGTCAAAGAAAATTGTGTTCTTTTAATTAGAGAGAAGCAATGGAAGAAAATGCAATTCAATAAAGTAGACATTAGTCCAGCTTTTATTCAATTTGTAGATGAATTGGGGGCTTTAGTAAATAAATCCCCAAACCTTAAACAAAAAAAATTAAATTACTATCCCGAAGCCATTAACAATGTTTTGTTTGATGGTAGGTTAGAAAATACTTCTGTTAGACAGATACAAGTCCCTTTATATCAAAACACTAAAATTATTGGATATCTAATTGTCGCAATGTCTTTGGAAGATTCAGCTATGGTATTGCATAACCTTTTTATTATCCTCTTAGTATCCTATCCATTTATACTTATAGTACTCTTTCTTATTGCTAGATTTATTGCAGGTAGAAGCATTAAACCTATTAGTTCAATCATACAAACCTCAAATATTATTACTAAAGATAATTTAAAATCTAGGATTCCACTACCACAAAATAAGGACGAACTTCATTTGCTTTCTAAAACTATAAACAATTTATTGGATCGAGTCGAGAATGCTATAGAACGTGAAAAACAATTTACCTCTGATGCTTCTCATGAACTCAGAACTCCCTTAGCAGTTATCAAAGGAACATTAGAAGTTTTGGTAAGAAAACCAAGAAATCCAGAAGAGTATAAAGAAAAAATAGATTTCTGTATCAATGAAGTCAACCGATTAAACTTCTTAGTAGACGAATTGCTTTTATTGGCTCGTTTTGAAGACCAAAAACAATCTTTAAAAATTGAAAAGGTATCCCTAAATGCTGTTTTTTTAGATATAATTTCAAGAAATTCTTCTATTATTAATGATAAAAAGCTTAATTGTGAAGCTCTGTTTTCAAAGGATTTTTATGTTCAAACTGACCTCTATTTGTTTTCTATTATTGTTAATAATATTTTGACAAATGCTATAAAGTATTCCAATTCAAATGGTACAATTTCGTTTGATATTTCAGAACAAAACAATAAAGTATTTTGTACAATTTCAGATTTTGGAATTGGAATTGCCTCTGAAGATTTGCAAAAAATATTTGATCAATTTTATCGCTCTAAATCAAATGAACACCCTGAAATTAAAGGAACTGGTTTGGGATTGTCAATTGTTAAACGTTTGTGCATTTTACTTCAAATTGATTTAAAAATTGAAAGCACAGAAGGCAAAGGAACTAAAGTAATATTAGGGTTTTCAAAATAA
- a CDS encoding alpha/beta hydrolase: MNKEQEIVTDEQEVKKIIEPQLNILLTTDEDDDRPVYISGNFNNWVTQDKRFEMEKVEHGLYHFKFAHDFVYPEEMLYKFTRGDWSEVEIDKYGNRTENRSCKKKNGVHKEHVAKWRHNWLPFKSNYLPKVHLISEEFEIPQLNKTRRVWALLPHDYETSTEQYPVLYLQDAQNLFNEKAKYGNWEIDKKLAVMAEYKIGKIIIVAVEHAEKERIKEYNVGNTVLGNGQGKKYIRFVTETLKPFIDSNFRTKSDRTNTGIGGSSMGGLVSIFSGIMYPEVFGKLMIFSPSLWVVPKIKLSFLDMDEPQNTRIYLYAGGDESATMIDHVQHFKKRLLKKEGYADMMKVRLSINIEGKHNERYWSDEFPKAIEWLYFSNKDE, translated from the coding sequence ATGAATAAAGAACAAGAAATCGTGACAGACGAACAAGAAGTTAAAAAAATTATTGAGCCTCAACTCAATATTCTTTTGACAACTGATGAAGATGACGACCGTCCTGTATACATTTCAGGGAATTTTAATAATTGGGTTACACAAGATAAACGTTTCGAAATGGAAAAAGTGGAGCATGGCTTGTACCATTTTAAATTTGCTCATGACTTCGTTTATCCTGAAGAAATGCTATACAAATTCACACGAGGTGATTGGAGTGAAGTAGAGATTGATAAATATGGCAATCGAACTGAAAACCGTTCTTGTAAAAAGAAAAACGGTGTTCATAAAGAACATGTTGCAAAATGGAGACACAATTGGCTACCCTTTAAATCTAATTATCTACCTAAAGTACATTTGATTTCAGAAGAATTTGAAATCCCACAGTTAAATAAAACTAGAAGAGTTTGGGCTTTATTACCTCATGATTACGAAACATCAACTGAACAATATCCAGTTTTGTATTTACAAGACGCTCAAAATTTATTTAACGAAAAAGCCAAATATGGCAATTGGGAAATAGATAAAAAGTTAGCCGTAATGGCGGAATATAAAATTGGTAAAATAATAATTGTTGCCGTCGAACATGCAGAAAAAGAGCGAATTAAAGAATACAATGTGGGTAATACCGTTCTCGGAAATGGTCAAGGAAAAAAGTACATTCGATTTGTAACAGAAACGCTTAAGCCTTTTATCGACAGTAATTTTAGAACTAAATCTGATAGAACTAATACTGGAATAGGAGGAAGTTCTATGGGAGGATTAGTTAGTATCTTTTCTGGAATTATGTATCCCGAAGTATTTGGTAAACTGATGATATTTTCGCCATCGCTTTGGGTCGTGCCCAAAATCAAACTGTCGTTCTTAGACATGGATGAACCTCAAAATACCCGAATCTATCTCTATGCAGGTGGTGATGAAAGTGCTACTATGATAGATCATGTGCAACATTTTAAGAAAAGATTATTAAAAAAAGAAGGATATGCCGATATGATGAAAGTTCGTTTAAGCATAAATATCGAAGGCAAACATAATGAGCGTTATTGGAGTGATGAATTCCCCAAAGCTATTGAATGGCTTTACTTTAGCAACAAAGATGAATAA
- a CDS encoding leucyl aminopeptidase family protein produces the protein MNKIIKKQNLDSFKGTILIPVFETTAKSIVPIEYHGVSVYSQVFYGKKDTHYLVEKYECTHVFIGLGKELDYKSLKTIFRRIAAKQKEVFGKNVALVIPDNFNKTQVEAAFSGLLLGTYNLGHYKKTEIHSFLNSDFELNYIANTDFGEVIAKAIKIANAQLETYALVDLPPNKVTPKYLANWATESGKKHGFEVTVFGKEKSTEVGLHSFLSVGKGSAQEPQFIIMEYNPANAKKHIGLVGKGITFDTGGLNIKTAGMVQMKCDMAGGAAVLGAMQLIADLQLPVRVTAIVPACENSVDAQSFLPSDVIQSYAGHSIEIIDTDAEGRLILADGLSYLIKNYKPETVIDLATLTGSVIGTLGYECAGLFTNNVELSIKLQEAGDAIGERLWQLPLWDAYKPDIDSEIADVKNYSGKPVAGAISAAKFLEFFTNNHSAWAHLDIAGVAFGDDEFAKTKHATAYGVHLITNFIENL, from the coding sequence ATGAATAAAATTATAAAAAAACAAAACCTCGATAGTTTTAAAGGAACAATTTTAATTCCAGTATTTGAAACTACAGCCAAAAGCATCGTACCTATTGAATATCATGGAGTTTCAGTATATTCTCAAGTGTTTTACGGAAAAAAAGATACCCATTATTTGGTTGAAAAATACGAATGCACTCATGTGTTTATTGGTTTAGGAAAAGAGTTAGATTATAAATCTTTAAAAACTATATTCAGAAGAATTGCTGCTAAACAAAAAGAAGTTTTCGGAAAAAATGTAGCTTTAGTTATTCCAGATAACTTCAATAAAACTCAAGTAGAGGCTGCATTTTCTGGTTTGTTATTAGGAACTTATAATTTAGGGCATTACAAAAAAACGGAAATCCATTCCTTTTTGAACTCGGATTTCGAATTGAATTATATTGCCAATACAGACTTTGGTGAAGTAATAGCTAAAGCGATTAAAATTGCAAATGCACAACTTGAAACCTATGCTTTAGTTGATTTGCCTCCTAATAAAGTCACCCCCAAATATTTAGCTAATTGGGCCACCGAATCAGGAAAAAAACATGGTTTTGAAGTAACTGTTTTTGGCAAAGAAAAATCTACCGAAGTAGGGTTGCATTCTTTTCTTTCTGTTGGAAAAGGAAGCGCTCAAGAGCCTCAATTCATCATCATGGAATACAATCCGGCGAATGCTAAAAAGCACATAGGGTTAGTTGGCAAAGGAATTACATTTGATACAGGAGGTTTAAATATTAAAACAGCTGGGATGGTTCAAATGAAGTGCGATATGGCGGGAGGAGCTGCTGTTTTAGGAGCGATGCAATTGATTGCTGATTTGCAATTACCTGTCCGTGTGACGGCTATTGTTCCTGCGTGTGAGAATTCTGTTGATGCGCAATCCTTTTTACCAAGCGATGTTATACAAAGTTATGCTGGACATTCCATAGAAATCATTGACACTGATGCTGAAGGGAGATTGATTTTGGCCGATGGATTATCTTATTTGATAAAAAATTATAAACCAGAAACTGTGATTGATTTGGCCACATTAACAGGAAGCGTTATTGGGACTTTAGGCTATGAATGTGCTGGCTTGTTTACTAACAATGTGGAATTATCAATAAAATTGCAAGAAGCTGGTGATGCAATTGGTGAGCGTTTATGGCAATTACCATTATGGGATGCTTATAAACCTGATATTGACAGTGAAATTGCGGATGTAAAAAACTATTCTGGAAAACCTGTTGCTGGCGCTATTTCTGCTGCTAAGTTTTTAGAATTTTTTACTAATAATCACAGTGCATGGGCACATCTTGATATTGCTGGAGTGGCTTTTGGTGATGATGAATTTGCCAAAACCAAACATGCCACGGCCTATGGAGTTCACTTAATCACAAACTTTATTGAAAATCTGTAA
- a CDS encoding ATP-grasp domain-containing protein, with translation MESPIKNFICVSNYFKGNDFMINLKKQGNKVYLITSEKLREKPWAFEYIDDIFFMPGQDVDWNLEELLAGVASVMRHKKIHGIVALDDFDVEKAAYLRENLRIDGMGQTTGRYFRDKLAMRMKAKDAGIPIPAFSSLFNDEEINQFADTVSPPWVLKPRSEASASGIMKVYSKEELWQKIHELGDTNRIKYLVEQFKPGAVFHCDGLNWRGKTLFSITSQYLATPMEISQGGGIFRSANIPYDTKDDKQIKKVNEQVLKAFGMQHGANHTEFIKCNDDGKIYFLETASRVGGAHLAEMVEAASGVNLWGEWAKIEDALVKGQEYKLPKIKQEFAGIVLTLSKFEHPDLSGFNDAEVCFRVPLDYHAGLIVKSDNHTRVRALLDDYAERLIRDFATVAQQEAVKKLH, from the coding sequence ATGGAAAGTCCAATTAAAAATTTCATCTGTGTTTCCAATTATTTCAAAGGAAACGATTTCATGATTAATCTGAAAAAGCAAGGAAATAAAGTATACCTGATTACTTCCGAAAAACTTCGGGAAAAGCCATGGGCATTTGAGTATATTGATGATATTTTTTTCATGCCTGGACAAGATGTGGATTGGAATTTAGAAGAATTATTAGCCGGGGTCGCTAGTGTGATGCGTCATAAAAAGATTCATGGCATTGTTGCTTTAGATGATTTTGATGTTGAAAAAGCAGCCTATCTAAGAGAAAATCTTAGAATCGATGGAATGGGACAAACCACGGGAAGGTATTTCCGTGATAAATTGGCTATGAGAATGAAAGCTAAAGATGCTGGTATTCCTATTCCTGCGTTTAGTTCTTTGTTTAATGATGAAGAAATCAATCAATTTGCTGATACGGTTTCACCTCCTTGGGTTTTAAAGCCTCGTTCAGAAGCCTCTGCTTCGGGAATTATGAAAGTATATTCAAAAGAGGAATTATGGCAAAAAATACACGAGCTTGGGGATACCAATCGAATCAAATATTTAGTAGAACAATTCAAACCTGGTGCTGTTTTTCATTGTGATGGATTAAATTGGAGAGGAAAGACTTTATTTTCAATTACTTCACAATATTTGGCCACACCAATGGAAATTTCTCAAGGTGGGGGTATCTTCAGAAGTGCCAATATTCCATATGATACTAAAGATGATAAACAAATCAAGAAAGTAAATGAACAAGTATTAAAAGCTTTTGGAATGCAACATGGTGCGAACCACACTGAGTTTATCAAATGCAATGATGACGGAAAAATTTATTTTCTAGAAACAGCTTCTCGTGTTGGGGGTGCTCACCTAGCTGAAATGGTTGAGGCTGCATCTGGAGTAAACTTGTGGGGAGAATGGGCAAAAATTGAAGATGCCTTAGTAAAAGGACAAGAATATAAATTGCCTAAAATTAAGCAAGAATTTGCAGGTATTGTATTGACACTTTCCAAGTTTGAACACCCTGATTTATCTGGCTTTAATGATGCAGAAGTTTGTTTTAGAGTTCCTTTAGATTATCATGCTGGTTTGATTGTAAAAAGTGACAATCACACAAGAGTTAGGGCGTTACTTGACGATTATGCAGAACGATTAATCCGAGATTTTGCAACCGTTGCTCAACAAGAAGCAGTAAAGAAATTGCATTAA
- a CDS encoding type 1 glutamine amidotransferase — protein sequence MNHQIRIAVLDMYNGEPNQGMRCIIDIMNRFNQIVTFQIFDVRGKSEFPNIEKFDIYISTGGPGNPLEGDGNWDLKWYDFINQLWNWNKEQKVKKHVLFICHSFQMACHHFGLAEITKRKSTSFGVMTIHKTEAGMNDPILEGLENPFYAIDSRDYQVVQPKLSIFSKKGAMIIALEKIRTYREYERAIMGVRFSDEFVGLQFHPEADALSFIANLKNKEKRERIIDMKGKQKFRDMLEDLLDEDKIYKTNETIIPNFLRIAINDLMKHKKALSN from the coding sequence ATGAACCACCAAATAAGAATAGCAGTTTTAGATATGTACAACGGAGAACCTAATCAGGGAATGCGCTGTATTATTGATATCATGAATAGATTCAATCAAATAGTTACGTTTCAAATTTTTGATGTTCGCGGTAAAAGTGAATTTCCCAATATTGAAAAGTTTGACATCTATATCTCTACTGGTGGACCAGGAAATCCATTAGAAGGCGATGGCAATTGGGATTTAAAATGGTATGATTTCATCAATCAGTTATGGAATTGGAACAAGGAACAAAAAGTAAAAAAACACGTTTTGTTTATTTGTCATTCGTTTCAAATGGCTTGCCATCACTTTGGCTTGGCCGAAATAACTAAAAGAAAATCAACCTCCTTTGGGGTAATGACCATTCATAAAACAGAAGCAGGAATGAATGATCCTATTTTAGAAGGTTTAGAAAACCCGTTTTATGCTATTGACAGTCGGGATTATCAAGTGGTACAACCTAAACTAAGTATATTTAGCAAAAAGGGCGCGATGATTATTGCATTGGAAAAAATAAGAACTTACAGAGAATATGAGCGAGCCATTATGGGCGTTCGTTTTTCGGATGAGTTTGTTGGTTTGCAATTCCATCCAGAAGCTGATGCTTTGAGTTTTATTGCCAATTTGAAGAACAAAGAAAAAAGAGAAAGAATTATTGATATGAAAGGAAAACAAAAGTTCCGTGACATGTTAGAAGATTTACTAGACGAAGATAAAATCTATAAAACCAACGAAACCATTATTCCTAATTTCCTACGCATTGCTATCAATGATTTAATGAAACACAAAAAAGCGTTATCCAATTGA
- a CDS encoding carboxylate-amine ligase, translated as MTKKLPIFTLGVEEEYQIIDPQTRDLRSHLSKIVDGAKIILNEQVKAEMHQSVVEVGTNICKNVGEAKQEIRFLRSKIVELADKQGLVVGGAGTHPFSRWQDQPITDDPRYHHIVNELQDAARSNLIFGMHCHVGIENREIGLQLMNQACYFLPHIFALSTNSPFWEGRNTGYKSFRTKVFDKFPRTGLPEYFDSVQSYDNYLETLVKTKCIDNPKKIWWDLRLHPFYDTIEFRITDMSLTVDEAMCIVAVIQAIVAKLYKLTMANTSFNIYRIALIKENKFRAARYGIEGNMIDFGLQKEVDTKCLIHELLEFIDDVVDELGSREHINYVNTILNEGTGADKQLAVFEATQDLTKVVDMITSEFTRGL; from the coding sequence ATGACTAAAAAATTACCCATATTTACACTTGGTGTAGAAGAAGAATATCAAATCATTGATCCACAAACTCGGGATTTGCGTTCGCATTTATCCAAAATTGTAGATGGCGCCAAAATCATTTTAAATGAACAGGTTAAAGCCGAAATGCACCAGTCTGTGGTAGAAGTTGGAACCAATATTTGTAAAAATGTAGGCGAAGCTAAACAAGAAATTCGTTTTCTGCGTAGCAAAATTGTGGAACTGGCAGACAAACAAGGATTGGTTGTAGGAGGCGCTGGAACCCATCCGTTTTCAAGATGGCAAGACCAACCCATTACAGACGACCCAAGGTACCATCATATTGTAAACGAATTGCAAGATGCTGCACGTTCTAATTTGATTTTCGGAATGCATTGTCATGTGGGTATTGAGAACCGCGAAATTGGGTTACAATTAATGAATCAAGCTTGCTATTTCTTGCCTCATATTTTTGCGTTATCCACTAATTCTCCGTTTTGGGAAGGAAGGAATACAGGGTACAAATCCTTTAGAACCAAAGTTTTTGATAAATTCCCACGTACTGGTTTGCCGGAATATTTTGATAGTGTTCAGTCGTATGACAACTATTTAGAGACTTTGGTAAAAACCAAATGTATCGACAATCCGAAAAAAATTTGGTGGGATTTACGTTTGCATCCGTTTTATGACACCATTGAGTTTCGTATTACGGATATGAGTTTAACGGTTGATGAAGCCATGTGCATTGTAGCAGTGATTCAGGCTATTGTGGCTAAATTGTATAAACTTACTATGGCGAACACCAGTTTTAATATCTATAGAATCGCTTTGATAAAAGAGAATAAATTCCGTGCTGCACGTTATGGCATAGAAGGCAATATGATTGATTTTGGTTTGCAAAAAGAAGTGGATACAAAATGCTTAATTCATGAGTTACTTGAATTTATTGATGATGTAGTTGATGAATTGGGTAGTCGAGAGCATATCAATTATGTTAATACTATTTTAAATGAAGGAACTGGTGCCGACAAACAGTTAGCAGTTTTTGAAGCTACACAAGATTTGACCAAAGTGGTGGATATGATTACCAGCGAATTCACTAGAGGATTGTAA
- a CDS encoding ATP-grasp domain-containing protein, which produces MKKIGILFGMEDTYPQAFIDRVNSKGEKGIIAEAVSIDKVVQNKGGEYAVIIDRISQDVPFYRAFLKNAALTGTNVINNPFWWSADDKFFNNCLADTLGVPLPNTVILPSAEHPTDTTSKSFRNLKYPMDWDGIFDYIGFPAYMKPYAGGGWKNVYRLENKEEFWQKHQETGQLVMLLQEEIVFEDYYRVYCLGCKDVRIMPYEPRNPHHLRYVVENPNTDKKLMATIKDYTLRLCKGLGYDFNTVEFAVRDGIPYAIDFGNPAPDAELTSVGAENFEWVVETSAKMAIAAAKKQKPGQTNLTWGTFIKESAAQK; this is translated from the coding sequence ATGAAAAAGATTGGAATATTATTTGGTATGGAAGATACCTACCCACAGGCATTTATCGATAGAGTAAACTCAAAAGGCGAGAAAGGAATTATTGCTGAAGCCGTTTCCATTGATAAAGTAGTGCAAAATAAAGGTGGCGAATATGCCGTAATTATTGATAGGATTTCTCAAGATGTCCCTTTTTATAGGGCATTTCTAAAAAATGCAGCCTTAACAGGAACTAATGTAATCAATAACCCATTTTGGTGGAGTGCTGATGATAAATTTTTCAATAACTGTTTGGCCGATACTTTAGGTGTACCGTTACCCAATACAGTGATTCTTCCTTCTGCAGAACATCCTACTGATACTACTTCTAAATCGTTTAGAAACTTAAAATATCCTATGGATTGGGATGGAATTTTTGATTACATCGGGTTTCCAGCATACATGAAACCCTATGCTGGTGGTGGTTGGAAAAATGTATACCGATTAGAAAACAAGGAAGAGTTTTGGCAAAAGCATCAGGAAACAGGCCAATTAGTTATGCTTTTACAAGAAGAAATTGTATTTGAGGATTACTACCGAGTATATTGTTTGGGTTGCAAAGATGTCCGCATCATGCCCTACGAACCAAGAAACCCGCATCATCTTAGATATGTAGTTGAAAATCCAAATACAGATAAAAAACTGATGGCTACCATCAAAGACTACACCTTACGTCTTTGCAAAGGGTTAGGCTATGATTTCAATACCGTTGAGTTTGCCGTTCGTGATGGAATTCCTTATGCTATCGACTTTGGAAACCCTGCTCCTGATGCTGAATTGACTTCGGTAGGTGCTGAGAATTTTGAATGGGTGGTAGAGACTTCTGCTAAAATGGCAATCGCTGCAGCCAAAAAACAAAAACCAGGACAAACCAATTTAACTTGGGGAACCTTTATTAAAGAATCAGCAGCCCAAAAATAA
- a CDS encoding esterase family protein, which yields MREEYFKWYSPNLSREIEMLVFGHAGYPVILFPTSMGSFHENKDQGLIESASWYIDQGLIQIFCPNSIDKDSFYNRHIHPVHRIQNHAWYDKMICHEIVERVKNNTGAGKVAVAGCSFGGYHAANFAFKHPGYVSHMFSMSGAFSIKSFMDGHWDDDVFYNSPEDYLHGLNDGELWNMDIILGTSNWDICLDANLKLSKILAQRDIPHWLDIRQDREHDWPVWREMFPHYLSRIKFF from the coding sequence ATGAGAGAAGAATATTTTAAATGGTATTCACCGAATTTGAGTCGTGAAATTGAGATGTTGGTTTTTGGACATGCTGGTTATCCAGTCATCCTCTTCCCTACTTCTATGGGAAGTTTTCATGAAAATAAAGACCAAGGTTTGATAGAAAGTGCCAGTTGGTATATTGATCAAGGCTTAATACAAATATTTTGTCCCAACAGCATCGATAAAGACAGTTTTTACAATCGTCATATTCATCCCGTTCATCGCATTCAAAATCATGCTTGGTATGATAAAATGATTTGTCACGAAATTGTTGAACGTGTAAAAAACAATACCGGTGCTGGTAAAGTTGCTGTTGCTGGATGCAGCTTTGGGGGCTATCATGCGGCCAATTTTGCTTTCAAACATCCCGGATATGTAAGTCATATGTTTTCCATGAGCGGAGCCTTTTCTATAAAGAGTTTTATGGATGGCCATTGGGATGATGATGTATTTTACAATTCCCCTGAAGATTATCTTCACGGATTAAACGATGGTGAATTATGGAATATGGATATTATTTTAGGAACTTCTAACTGGGATATTTGTTTAGATGCCAATTTAAAACTAAGCAAAATTTTAGCACAACGAGATATTCCACATTGGTTGGATATCCGACAAGATCGTGAACATGATTGGCCTGTATGGCGTGAAATGTTTCCGCATTATTTATCTCGGATTAAGTTTTTTTAA
- a CDS encoding glyoxalase, with protein MEARDNNVLELRGEALGVINIQSSSEELFQNKTLRPILKLQNDLFIQVFINYAIKQKGAFFELSPDKKMAYIENVIQRDIKFRNSLKGMIIAFFTLEEYAEYIQISSNLNKRMMNMLIERLKSQVQLIEK; from the coding sequence ATGGAAGCCAGAGATAACAATGTTCTTGAATTAAGAGGTGAAGCATTAGGAGTAATCAATATTCAGTCTTCATCCGAAGAACTATTTCAAAATAAAACCCTCCGTCCTATTTTGAAATTGCAAAATGATTTATTCATCCAAGTCTTTATTAATTATGCCATAAAACAAAAAGGTGCCTTTTTTGAGCTATCTCCTGATAAAAAAATGGCATACATAGAAAATGTTATCCAACGTGATATCAAGTTTCGAAACTCTTTAAAAGGAATGATTATCGCCTTTTTTACTTTAGAGGAATACGCTGAATATATTCAAATCTCATCCAACTTAAATAAACGAATGATGAATATGCTCATAGAACGTTTAAAAAGCCAAGTGCAACTTATCGAAAAGTGA